One region of Geovibrio ferrireducens genomic DNA includes:
- a CDS encoding response regulator transcription factor, which translates to MENRMQGSEGMKLLLVEDDPDISENIIDFLERHGNSLDYAMDGDFALELLHENNYDAVILDINLHGINGFEICKRIRQNMRLKIPVLMLTARVMLGDKVQGFESGADDYLTKPFDPEELLLRLRALTRRYRQCVASVFRVADLTLDPENGLAERDGVRITLPYACFRILLRLMEKYPGIVTREELEFDIWKDQPPMSNSLKSHFYMLRQLIDKPFEKQLLHCIRGRGYKIDDNYAETASDRHC; encoded by the coding sequence ATGGAAAATAGAATGCAGGGATCTGAAGGAATGAAACTTCTGCTGGTTGAGGATGATCCGGATATTTCAGAGAATATCATAGATTTCCTCGAAAGGCACGGGAACAGTCTGGACTATGCGATGGACGGGGATTTTGCACTGGAACTTCTGCATGAGAACAATTATGACGCTGTTATTCTTGATATTAATCTGCATGGCATAAACGGATTTGAGATCTGCAAAAGGATAAGGCAGAACATGCGTCTCAAGATACCTGTTCTGATGCTTACAGCAAGGGTTATGCTTGGTGACAAGGTTCAGGGGTTTGAATCAGGAGCAGACGATTATCTCACAAAACCCTTTGATCCTGAGGAGCTCCTTTTAAGGCTTAGGGCTCTGACACGGAGATACAGGCAATGTGTTGCAAGTGTTTTCAGAGTTGCTGATCTCACGCTTGATCCTGAAAACGGTTTGGCAGAGCGTGACGGTGTGCGCATAACTCTTCCTTATGCCTGTTTCAGGATATTGCTTCGTCTCATGGAAAAATATCCGGGAATCGTCACAAGAGAAGAACTGGAGTTTGATATATGGAAAGATCAGCCGCCCATGAGCAACTCTCTGAAGTCGCATTTTTATATGCTGAGGCAGCTCATTGATAAGCCCTTTGAAAAACAGCTTCTGCACTGCATACGCGGCAGAGGATACAAAATAGACGATAACTATGCGGAGACTGCGTCTGACAGGCATTGTTAA